CGGAGAGCAGGCCCTTGCCCGCCTCAGCGTCCTGGAGACGCTGGCCATCAACAACGCAATCGTCGTGATTGGCATGGTTGCGGATGCCGAGGGCCTGACCACCCCGGAACTGGAGAAGCATCTGACCCACCTTCGGGACACTACGGTCAACGGAGTGGCACGGTTCGGCCGCGAAGACGTTACGGACATCGCTGCCAAGTACGCGGACGCCGTGTTCAAGGGCATCTTCGACAAGGTGAACGAGAACAAGGACGCCCGAGAACGGGCCGCTCAGAAAGGTGCCGCAACCCCTCCCACGGGCAAGATCCAATGACAGGCCGTCAAATGAGCAACCCAACAGGCACTCCCTTCGACCAGGGGCCGCTCGGCTCGGCGAACGTAACCGCTCGTCTCCTCGTGCTTGAGTCCCTCATCCTGCAAATTGCCGCCGTTCTGGAGGCGGAGGCAGCGCGTCAGAATGGATTGACGCTAGACGGGGTCAGGAACCGCATCGCGGCAGTTCACTCGGAGATGATAGATGACCTTCTGAAGACGAACCAAGGGTCGTTCGATGCAGGAGTGCCATATGCCGCTACGGTGTCTCACAAGCTGTTCGCCGCCGTGAAGACGATGATGCAGGCCTCAGCCAAGAAGCTTAACTAGAACAGCAAGGGGCCGCTACCAAACCCCGCCTCCGGCTAGGGAAGGCGGGGATGAGGCTTCGTCTTCGATAAGACTTGACGCCATACACTGTATGGCACATATCTTAACCAACACGGCCGGCCCCTCTTCCTCCCTCGGGAGGTACGGGTCGGTTTTCATTTGTGCGCCCTATGACCCCAATCCCCTACGCGAAGCCTCACCTTCCGGTCCCTGACCAGCTTGAGCTTCTTAAGTCGCGTGGGATGAACGTTACGGATGAGCCCCGCGCGATCCAGTATCTTGAGCGCATGGGGTATTACCGTCTGAGCGGGTATTGGTATCCATTTCGGCAGTCTCGGCTCATCACTGGCGCTGATGGGCGCCCTACCACCCAGATTATTGACCAGTTCCGCCAAGGCACCGAGTTCCGGCACGTTGTCGAACTTTACGTCTTCGACAAGCGCTTAAGGCTCCTGTTCCTGGATGCAATTGAGCGTATTGAGGTCGCATTGCGAGTTGATGTCGCCCTTCTCCTGGGCGCAAGGGATCCATCAGCGCACCGCAACCCCAAGGAACTTCATGGTCATTTCGCGGCCAAGATAAACCCTCGAACCGGGGACACTAACCATAAGGCTTGGCTTGCAAGACTGGACGAGAATGAGCGTCGGTCGAGAGAAGACTTCGTCAAGCACTTCAGAGCCAAATACTCGTCAGACCTACCGATTTGGATAGCCATTGAGCTTTGGGACTTCGGAATGCTCTCAACATTTCTGAGTGGCATGAAGGTCGCCGACCAGGATGCAATTGCAGCAAAATACAACATCCCACGCCGAGAACTGCTGACGAGCTGGATGCGTGCCATCAACCACATCCGCAACATCTGTGCCCATCACAGCCGTCTATGGAATTGCTCTCCCTCAGACCAACCGAAACCCCCTAGAGCCGGCGAAATTCCCCTTCTGGACCACCTCGCGAACGACACCTTCGCTCAGACGCGCCTCTACGCGGTTGCCGCTGTGATCCAATTCCTCCTTCGGCGGATCAATCCAACAACGAGTTGGGCCACGAGATTAAACGAGCACTTCGCAAGCTTCCCACAGGCGCCTGGGATCGCGCCCGGCCAAAGCGGCTTCCCAGCATCATGGGAAACATTGCCCCTATGGACCTGAGAGCCATCCACGCCAATCCTGCCACTCCTCGCAAGATGATCTGACTAGCGCGGATTACGTATCCTCCTCACGCTTCCTCGCTCGCCTTATCCGCTCCCGCTCTCGCTCGATCATCCCATCCAGCACCCTCGAGGCCTGTTCCCGGCTGAAGCGGCCGCGTCCCATGTCGTCCAGGATGCGGTCCTTGAACTCAAATGCATTGTCCGGCGCCGCAGCCCACAGCCTCAGCAGTCCCTGCAGGAATGCGGCGGCAATGTCTTCCCGATCCGGGGCGCCGTCGTCCTTGAGGCGTTCCCTGTACGCCGCCTGGTACTCCCGCTGCTTGCGCTTTCGGGTGCGGTAGCGTTTCAGATCCTCGACTTCGTAGAAAACTTCCATGGCATGGTCCTCCTCACCACGTGAGGATGATTGTC
This DNA window, taken from Microvirga terrae, encodes the following:
- a CDS encoding Abi family protein: MNVTDEPRAIQYLERMGYYRLSGYWYPFRQSRLITGADGRPTTQIIDQFRQGTEFRHVVELYVFDKRLRLLFLDAIERIEVALRVDVALLLGARDPSAHRNPKELHGHFAAKINPRTGDTNHKAWLARLDENERRSREDFVKHFRAKYSSDLPIWIAIELWDFGMLSTFLSGMKVADQDAIAAKYNIPRRELLTSWMRAINHIRNICAHHSRLWNCSPSDQPKPPRAGEIPLLDHLANDTFAQTRLYAVAAVIQFLLRRINPTTSWATRLNEHFASFPQAPGIAPGQSGFPASWETLPLWT